The Nitrosomonas communis genome has a segment encoding these proteins:
- the murC gene encoding UDP-N-acetylmuramate--L-alanine ligase, producing the protein MKHKVRHVHFVGIGGSGMSGIAEVMINQGYRVSGSDLSKNLTTERLRQLGAIVHIGHAKENVASADVVVTSTAVKQDNPEVTAARERRIPVVPRAMMLAELLRLRQGIAVAGTHGKTTTTSLIASILAEAGLDPTFVIGGKLEAAGSHAKLGSGEFIVVEADESDASFLYLKPILAVVTNIDADHMVTYGHDFSKLKQTFVEFIEHLPFYGMAVLCIDDKNVREIMSAITKPVTTYGLSEGAHISATDIRHDHGRMHFCAHIGVNGAARKIKVTLNLPGIHNVQNALAAIAVCNELGVSDAAIIRAMATFEGVERRFQRYGEIKLNGQGSFTLIDDYGHHPAEIAATMAAARGAFPGRRLVLVFQPHRYTRTRDVFEDFIRVLSSADLLLLTEVYSAGEEPIVAADSKSLARAIRVLGKLEPIYTEYIEELPAVIHEVVLDKDIVLIMGAGSIGKVAARVKQAVKKLAVVGE; encoded by the coding sequence ATGAAACATAAGGTTAGGCATGTGCATTTTGTCGGCATTGGCGGTTCAGGGATGAGTGGCATCGCTGAAGTCATGATTAACCAGGGTTATCGGGTAAGCGGCTCTGATCTAAGCAAGAATCTAACAACTGAGCGTTTGCGGCAATTAGGTGCCATAGTTCATATCGGCCATGCGAAAGAGAATGTGGCATCTGCTGACGTTGTGGTAACTTCAACTGCAGTAAAACAGGACAATCCTGAGGTTACAGCCGCACGTGAACGTCGTATTCCGGTAGTACCCCGTGCCATGATGCTGGCAGAATTATTACGCTTGCGACAAGGCATAGCTGTCGCAGGTACCCATGGTAAAACGACTACCACCAGCCTCATTGCAAGTATTTTGGCAGAAGCAGGACTTGACCCGACTTTCGTGATTGGCGGCAAACTCGAGGCAGCGGGCAGTCATGCCAAACTCGGTAGTGGTGAATTTATCGTAGTAGAAGCAGATGAGTCTGATGCTTCCTTCCTTTATTTAAAGCCTATTCTGGCAGTAGTGACCAATATTGATGCCGATCATATGGTTACTTATGGTCATGATTTCAGTAAGCTCAAACAAACATTTGTCGAATTTATCGAGCACTTACCCTTTTATGGCATGGCAGTTTTATGCATCGATGATAAAAATGTGCGCGAAATCATGTCAGCCATTACTAAGCCAGTGACCACCTATGGCTTGTCCGAAGGTGCCCATATTAGTGCGACTGATATTCGCCACGATCATGGCAGAATGCATTTTTGTGCACATATTGGCGTAAATGGTGCCGCACGCAAAATCAAGGTTACGCTTAATCTGCCAGGTATTCATAATGTTCAGAATGCGCTTGCCGCTATAGCAGTTTGTAATGAGCTGGGCGTCTCAGATGCGGCCATCATTCGTGCGATGGCGACATTTGAGGGGGTCGAACGCCGTTTTCAGCGCTATGGTGAGATTAAATTGAACGGACAAGGTAGTTTTACCTTGATAGATGATTATGGTCACCATCCAGCGGAAATCGCTGCAACTATGGCGGCAGCGCGCGGTGCATTTCCTGGACGCCGGCTCGTGTTGGTTTTTCAACCTCACCGTTATACTCGTACGCGAGATGTGTTTGAAGATTTCATCCGAGTATTGTCGAGCGCTGATCTATTGCTGCTGACCGAGGTCTATTCAGCGGGAGAGGAGCCGATCGTTGCTGCCGATAGCAAATCACTAGCTCGTGCCATTAGAGTACTAGGGAAATTGGAACCCATTTATACCGAATATATAGAGGAACTTCCTGCAGTGATCCATGAGGTTGTATTAGATAAGGATATCGTATTGATCATGGGTGCTGGCTCGATAGGGAAAGTAGCTGCTCGCGTGAAGCAAGCCGTGAAAAAGCTGGCTGTCGTCGGTGAATGA
- the murB gene encoding UDP-N-acetylmuramate dehydrogenase produces MSISEQDDFIGVIDTRLLRGELRMHEPMRKHVSWRAGGVADYFYLPADLQDLAFFLHHLPRTEPVHMIGLGSNLLVRDGGLRGVVVVLHARLNALLLIKQDEAGGLIYAEAGVPCAKLARFAALHHLAGAEFLAGIPGTIGGALAMNAGCYGAETWEIVEKVKTVDRVGKLHERNPEDYLVGYRHIALQQASDSIDNEEWFVGGWFKLHQGNHDDSRQKIKALLAARISSQPLSFPNAGSVFRNPTGDYAARLIEASGLKGYRVGGAVVSSKHANFIVNDEGATAADIEAIISMIRNTVKEKTGIDLIQEVRIIGDARDESNACA; encoded by the coding sequence ATGAGCATTTCAGAGCAGGATGATTTTATTGGAGTGATCGATACCCGTTTGCTACGGGGTGAGCTACGCATGCATGAGCCAATGAGAAAGCACGTTTCCTGGCGTGCTGGAGGTGTGGCAGATTATTTTTACTTACCGGCTGATCTGCAAGATCTTGCCTTTTTTTTACACCATTTACCGAGAACCGAGCCGGTTCATATGATTGGGTTAGGGAGCAATTTGCTGGTGCGTGACGGAGGGCTTCGCGGTGTAGTCGTGGTATTGCATGCTCGGCTCAATGCTTTACTGCTGATCAAACAAGATGAAGCAGGTGGCTTAATTTACGCTGAGGCGGGAGTACCTTGTGCCAAGCTGGCACGTTTTGCAGCTTTACATCATTTGGCTGGTGCCGAATTTCTGGCTGGAATTCCAGGGACGATAGGGGGAGCCTTAGCAATGAATGCCGGATGTTATGGGGCAGAAACTTGGGAAATTGTAGAGAAGGTCAAAACAGTTGATCGAGTAGGTAAGCTGCATGAACGCAACCCAGAGGATTATCTCGTCGGGTACCGGCATATCGCTTTGCAACAAGCATCCGATAGCATCGACAATGAAGAATGGTTTGTCGGCGGGTGGTTCAAATTACACCAAGGTAATCATGACGATTCCCGACAAAAAATCAAAGCATTATTAGCAGCGCGTATTAGTAGTCAACCACTGAGTTTTCCTAATGCAGGTTCGGTTTTCCGTAACCCGACTGGCGACTATGCGGCGCGCCTGATTGAAGCATCGGGTCTCAAGGGCTATCGTGTAGGTGGAGCAGTCGTTTCAAGCAAGCATGCTAACTTTATCGTCAATGACGAGGGTGCTACTGCTGCGGATATCGAGGCAATTATTTCCATGATACGCAACACCGTGAAGGAAAAAACAGGAATTGATTTGATTCAGGAGGTTAGGATTATTGGCGATGCCAGGGATGAGAGTAATGCGTGTGCCTGA
- the murD gene encoding UDP-N-acetylmuramoyl-L-alanine--D-glutamate ligase has protein sequence MNLHNKKVLVLGMGETGLSMVKWLARQGAEVRVADNRTSPPNHAVLEHLLPAGKIYSGPFRAEVFDDVDLIAISPGVPLAEPLVQQAVKRDIPVVGDIELFARALEKLEQPRPKILAITGSNGKTTVTTMVGEMVRNAGWDVEVAGNIGPAVLESLMRRMDLGKLPQYWVLELSSFQLETTHNLAADAAAVLNLSEDHFDRYAGMHDYAVAKARIFIGDNKSVQILNRDDAMVRAMALPDRKQMTFGLDEPISNMDFGLLQSGADLWLVQGGMYLIKASEMMIPGRHNIANALAAIALCRAVTLPYEPLLKTLRAFQGLPHRMQKIAVINNVTFYDDSKSTNVGSAIAALSGMQKNVVLIAGGDGKGQDFFPLKQAVANCTRAVVLLGRDAKKIAEVISDGQLSIHYAATMDEAVRISFLLAQPGDVVMLSPACASLDMFRNYIHRAEVFIAAVKEIEKKFIFSDQESH, from the coding sequence ATGAATCTGCATAATAAAAAAGTGCTGGTTTTGGGAATGGGTGAAACGGGTCTATCGATGGTGAAATGGTTGGCACGCCAAGGTGCAGAGGTGCGTGTTGCTGATAATCGTACTTCCCCTCCCAATCATGCAGTGCTGGAACATTTGCTTCCTGCTGGAAAAATATACAGTGGGCCGTTCAGAGCAGAAGTATTTGATGATGTTGATCTCATTGCGATCAGCCCGGGTGTGCCATTAGCTGAGCCGCTCGTACAACAAGCTGTGAAGCGCGACATCCCCGTTGTAGGAGATATTGAATTATTTGCCCGGGCACTAGAAAAGCTTGAGCAACCAAGGCCCAAAATTCTGGCCATTACCGGTTCGAATGGAAAGACAACTGTCACAACGATGGTAGGTGAGATGGTCAGAAATGCAGGATGGGATGTTGAAGTGGCAGGCAACATTGGTCCGGCAGTATTGGAATCACTCATGCGCCGCATGGACTTGGGTAAATTGCCGCAATATTGGGTACTGGAGCTTTCCAGTTTTCAACTGGAAACAACACATAATCTTGCTGCTGATGCAGCAGCGGTACTTAATTTAAGTGAAGATCACTTCGATCGCTATGCTGGCATGCATGACTATGCAGTAGCCAAAGCAAGAATCTTTATCGGAGATAATAAAAGTGTCCAAATTCTAAATCGGGATGATGCAATGGTGCGCGCTATGGCATTGCCTGACAGAAAACAAATGACTTTTGGCCTGGATGAACCCATCTCAAATATGGATTTTGGTTTATTGCAAAGTGGTGCAGATCTTTGGCTGGTTCAAGGAGGAATGTACCTAATAAAAGCGAGCGAGATGATGATTCCAGGCAGGCATAATATTGCCAATGCGCTGGCAGCGATAGCGTTATGTCGTGCCGTCACATTGCCCTATGAGCCCTTGTTGAAAACTTTGCGTGCGTTTCAGGGATTGCCTCATCGTATGCAAAAAATAGCGGTGATCAATAATGTTACTTTTTATGATGACTCCAAAAGCACTAATGTAGGATCCGCTATTGCAGCGTTGAGTGGAATGCAAAAAAACGTGGTGTTAATTGCAGGGGGAGATGGGAAGGGACAAGACTTTTTTCCTTTAAAGCAAGCTGTAGCTAACTGTACACGTGCAGTGGTATTGCTTGGTCGTGATGCCAAGAAGATCGCTGAAGTGATCAGTGATGGCCAGCTTTCAATTCACTATGCAGCAACGATGGACGAGGCTGTACGGATAAGTTTTTTATTGGCACAGCCCGGTGATGTGGTGATGTTGTCCCCAGCTTGTGCCAGTCTGGATATGTTTAGAAATTACATCCATCGGGCAGAAGTTTTTATTGCTGCTGTCAAAGAAATTGAAAAGAAGTTTATTTTTTCTGATCAAGAGAGCCATTGA
- the ftsA gene encoding cell division protein FtsA: MNKAKEGRDLIVGLDIGTSKIMAIVAEIKPEGGFEIIGLGSHPSRGLKKGVVVNIETTVTAIQRALEEVELMADCKVSEVYTGIAGSHIRGFNSHGMVAIKDKEVSALDVEKVMETAKAVNIPADQQILHILNQEFIVDGQEDVREPIGMSGIRLEVKVHIVTGAVSAAQNIIKCVHRCGLEVRDLILQPLASAIAVLSEDEKDLGVCLVDIGGGTTDIAVFTNGAIRHTAVIPIAGDQITNDIAMALRTPTKDAEDIKCRYGCALRTLADVREAVEVPDVGNRGARQLSRQTLAEVIEPRVEELYLLIQAELRRSGFEQLLSSGIVITGGSSSLQGMVELGEEIFHMPVRLGIPQYKGSLEEVVRTPRFSTSIGLIMAGMEEHRLHQHSHLQGGSAKQVFARMKNWFQKNF, translated from the coding sequence ATGAATAAAGCCAAAGAAGGCAGAGACCTGATCGTTGGTCTGGATATAGGCACTTCAAAGATTATGGCCATTGTTGCTGAAATAAAACCTGAGGGTGGTTTTGAGATTATTGGCTTGGGGAGTCATCCCTCACGTGGATTGAAGAAAGGCGTTGTGGTTAACATTGAAACAACGGTTACCGCGATCCAGCGAGCACTCGAAGAAGTTGAGTTGATGGCAGACTGTAAGGTAAGTGAAGTTTATACCGGCATTGCAGGCAGTCATATTCGAGGGTTCAATTCACACGGGATGGTTGCAATCAAGGATAAAGAAGTATCGGCACTGGATGTGGAGAAAGTGATGGAAACCGCCAAAGCGGTCAATATCCCAGCTGATCAACAGATCCTGCATATCCTTAATCAGGAATTTATTGTCGATGGGCAGGAAGATGTGCGAGAACCTATTGGTATGAGTGGAATACGGCTTGAAGTAAAGGTGCATATCGTGACTGGCGCAGTATCAGCTGCGCAAAATATTATTAAATGTGTTCATCGTTGTGGTTTGGAAGTTCGCGATTTGATTCTGCAACCACTCGCTTCGGCCATTGCCGTTTTATCTGAGGATGAAAAGGATTTGGGTGTGTGTCTGGTTGATATCGGCGGAGGAACAACTGATATCGCAGTATTTACTAATGGGGCAATTCGCCATACTGCAGTGATTCCGATTGCCGGCGATCAAATCACGAATGATATTGCCATGGCGCTACGCACACCGACCAAAGATGCGGAAGACATCAAGTGTCGTTATGGATGTGCCTTACGCACGTTAGCTGACGTGCGTGAAGCGGTGGAAGTGCCGGACGTAGGTAATCGAGGAGCACGCCAGCTTTCTAGGCAAACGCTCGCAGAAGTTATTGAGCCACGTGTAGAAGAGCTTTATTTATTGATACAAGCTGAATTACGACGTAGCGGTTTTGAACAGCTGCTTTCATCCGGAATTGTTATTACCGGTGGGAGTAGCTCTTTGCAGGGAATGGTAGAACTGGGCGAAGAAATATTTCATATGCCTGTACGTCTAGGGATACCTCAGTATAAAGGCAGTCTGGAGGAAGTTGTTCGAACTCCCAGATTTTCCACAAGTATTGGTTTAATTATGGCTGGTATGGAGGAGCATCGGCTCCATCAGCACAGCCATTTACAAGGGGGATCAGCTAAGCAGGTCTTCGCAAGAATGAAAAATTGGTTTCAGAAGAATTTTTGA
- a CDS encoding cell division protein FtsQ/DivIB, with amino-acid sequence MLNLFANMMFIGVILAAIYVLGSRVIKLPLFVLKEISVEGMSTNQLENTKLRYITRQEIESIARNEVRGNFFTVNLDALRETFKSLPWVRSAKVQRTWPSGLKVMLEEHSAFAYWGDTALVNRQGEIFRAPTDEILPVFTGPSEESVSVIIDQYKVFNKLLEPIKQSVAEITLSPRHAWLVRLENGTLLKLGREKIETRLRRYISVYSQSIVNMNQSIPLEYVDLRYPNGFAIRLSEAMPQVSRKTGTGKKL; translated from the coding sequence ATGCTGAATCTATTTGCCAACATGATGTTTATAGGCGTGATATTGGCTGCAATTTATGTGCTTGGTTCAAGGGTGATAAAATTACCCTTGTTTGTACTAAAGGAAATAAGTGTGGAAGGAATGAGTACCAATCAATTGGAAAATACTAAGCTACGGTATATCACCCGCCAAGAGATTGAAAGTATTGCTCGGAATGAAGTGAGAGGAAATTTTTTTACTGTTAATTTGGATGCATTACGCGAAACATTTAAAAGTTTGCCATGGGTGCGATCAGCAAAGGTTCAGCGTACCTGGCCATCAGGATTGAAAGTGATGTTGGAAGAACATAGCGCATTTGCGTACTGGGGCGATACGGCGCTAGTGAATAGGCAAGGAGAAATATTTCGTGCCCCGACTGACGAAATATTGCCGGTTTTTACCGGCCCTAGTGAAGAAAGCGTATCCGTGATTATTGATCAATATAAGGTTTTTAACAAATTATTAGAGCCAATCAAACAAAGTGTTGCAGAAATTACGTTATCGCCACGGCATGCTTGGCTTGTTCGTCTGGAAAATGGAACATTATTAAAACTGGGTCGTGAAAAAATTGAAACTCGACTGAGGCGTTATATTTCGGTTTATAGCCAAAGTATCGTAAACATGAATCAGTCAATTCCTCTGGAATATGTGGATTTGCGTTATCCTAATGGGTTTGCCATACGGCTGTCTGAGGCAATGCCACAGGTTTCGCGTAAGACCGGTACCGGCAAGAAGTTGTGA
- the murG gene encoding undecaprenyldiphospho-muramoylpentapeptide beta-N-acetylglucosaminyltransferase has protein sequence MIMAGGTGGHVFPGLAVADHMKTLDWNIVWLGTYNGMEAVLVPKHGYHTELIEFSGLRGKKALDWLWLPWRLLLAFWQSARIIIRTQPDVVLGMGGYPAFPGGIMASLLNKPLLIHEQNAIPGLTNRVLAKIADKILLGFPAAIEGTTNKVQVTGNPVRYDILRLPVPEQRFAKRSGRLKVLVIGGSLGARILNTTIPQALKLIPANERPWITHQAGKNNLNELQKNYSECGVEGDLVSFIEDMAASYAECDLVICRAGALTISELAVVGVASILVPYPFAVDDHQTANAQFLSQHNAALLLPQDQLTPEVLADLIQGFTRERLLEMATLARSLAKPDATRIVADVCLEIGARAR, from the coding sequence ATGATTATGGCTGGTGGAACAGGCGGTCATGTTTTTCCTGGATTGGCAGTGGCTGATCATATGAAAACATTAGATTGGAATATCGTCTGGTTGGGTACATATAATGGGATGGAAGCGGTATTAGTACCCAAGCATGGCTATCACACTGAGCTTATTGAATTCTCCGGTTTGAGGGGGAAAAAAGCGTTGGATTGGTTATGGTTGCCATGGCGCTTGCTGCTGGCTTTCTGGCAGAGCGCCAGAATAATTATCCGCACTCAACCCGATGTGGTATTGGGAATGGGCGGCTATCCCGCTTTTCCAGGCGGTATCATGGCCTCATTACTAAATAAACCTCTCTTAATTCATGAGCAAAATGCAATTCCTGGCCTTACGAACCGGGTTCTTGCAAAAATCGCTGACAAAATTTTACTGGGATTTCCTGCGGCCATAGAAGGGACGACCAACAAAGTACAGGTGACTGGAAATCCAGTGCGATATGACATTTTGCGCTTGCCAGTACCTGAGCAACGTTTTGCTAAGCGGAGTGGGAGGCTTAAGGTATTAGTGATCGGGGGCAGTTTGGGGGCACGCATACTGAATACCACCATACCCCAGGCATTAAAGCTGATTCCAGCAAATGAGCGCCCTTGGATCACCCACCAGGCAGGAAAAAATAATTTGAATGAATTGCAAAAAAATTATTCCGAATGTGGGGTAGAGGGCGACCTGGTATCGTTTATCGAAGATATGGCTGCGAGTTATGCGGAATGCGATCTAGTCATCTGCCGTGCTGGTGCGCTGACGATATCAGAGCTGGCGGTGGTGGGTGTGGCTAGTATTCTTGTTCCCTACCCTTTTGCAGTGGATGATCATCAAACGGCTAATGCTCAGTTCTTAAGCCAACATAATGCCGCCCTGTTATTGCCGCAAGACCAATTGACTCCAGAGGTTCTGGCAGATTTGATCCAGGGATTTACACGTGAAAGATTGCTGGAGATGGCAACACTCGCGCGCAGTCTGGCGAAACCGGATGCCACCAGAATAGTCGCAGATGTCTGTCTGGAAATAGGAGCGCGGGCCAGATGA
- the ftsW gene encoding putative lipid II flippase FtsW: MINQPTINRQEITTDFDFYLIWSALVLLSLGLVMVYSASIAIAESEYGESGSYYYLIRHSIYLFVGLVIGFFAFQFPMRTWREYCPYLFLVGTILLILVLIPGIGREINGSQRWISLGIVNFQPSELMKLLMVIYASDYVVRKLAYLDNWRKGVLPIVALISAVGFLLLREPDYGAFVVVTGIAVAIMFMGGMSLKLFIGVTGLLVACLSLLIISVSYRSSRIDGFLDPWADPYGKGYQLSHALIAFGRGEWFGVGLGGSVEKLFYLPEAHTDFMFAVLAEELGFVGVATVMAMFTCILVRAFSIGRTAALLENYFSALVAQGIGVWLGFQAFINMGVNMGVLPTKGLTLPLMSFGGSSIVVTCIALAVLLRIDWENRQKIKGLNV, from the coding sequence ATGATTAACCAGCCCACTATTAATCGCCAAGAAATAACAACCGATTTTGACTTCTATCTGATTTGGTCTGCACTCGTATTGTTAAGCCTTGGGTTGGTCATGGTTTATTCTGCATCCATTGCAATCGCCGAGTCGGAATATGGTGAAAGTGGCTCATACTATTATTTGATACGCCATAGTATTTATTTGTTCGTAGGTCTAGTAATTGGATTTTTTGCTTTCCAATTTCCTATGCGCACATGGCGGGAATATTGTCCCTATCTATTTTTGGTCGGAACCATATTATTAATTCTGGTATTGATTCCAGGAATTGGTCGTGAAATTAATGGCAGTCAGCGCTGGATTTCTCTGGGAATAGTCAATTTTCAACCATCTGAGCTGATGAAGCTCTTAATGGTGATCTACGCTTCGGATTATGTCGTTCGTAAATTAGCTTACCTCGATAACTGGCGTAAGGGGGTTTTACCTATCGTAGCTTTGATATCCGCAGTAGGTTTTTTGTTACTGCGCGAACCTGATTACGGCGCATTTGTCGTTGTGACTGGCATTGCGGTTGCCATTATGTTCATGGGGGGGATGAGTCTTAAGCTATTTATTGGCGTGACGGGGTTGCTCGTTGCTTGTTTAAGTTTATTAATTATATCAGTAAGTTATCGTAGTAGCCGTATTGATGGCTTTCTGGATCCATGGGCTGATCCTTATGGCAAGGGTTATCAATTAAGCCATGCATTAATTGCATTTGGGCGAGGTGAATGGTTTGGAGTGGGGTTGGGTGGAAGTGTAGAAAAACTGTTTTACTTGCCGGAAGCACATACTGATTTTATGTTTGCTGTGCTTGCTGAAGAATTGGGGTTTGTAGGTGTGGCAACAGTGATGGCGATGTTTACTTGTATACTTGTGCGCGCATTTAGTATCGGCCGTACCGCAGCCCTCCTGGAAAACTATTTCTCAGCCTTGGTAGCACAAGGAATCGGGGTTTGGCTGGGGTTCCAGGCTTTTATCAATATGGGGGTAAATATGGGTGTGTTGCCGACCAAAGGATTGACACTACCACTTATGAGTTTTGGTGGAAGTAGTATCGTTGTTACCTGTATTGCACTTGCTGTCTTATTGCGGATAGATTGGGAAAATAGACAGAAAATAAAAGGGTTAAACGTGTGA
- the ftsZ gene encoding cell division protein FtsZ, which yields MFEIMNTDSQEAIIKVIGVGGCGGNAVDHMIQNETKGVEFICINTDAQALKANRAPTLLQLGGGITRGLGAGANPEVGREAALEDRDRIAELIQGADMLFITAGMGGGTGTGAAPVVAQIAKEMGILTVAVVSKPFSFEGKRLKTAQAGMEALAQHVDSLIVIPNDKLMMVLGNDISMLDAFKAANDVLYGAVAGIAEVINCPGLVNVDFADVKTVMSEMGMAMMGSAVASGVDRARMAAEQAVASPLLEEITLSGARGVLVNITANSGMKMREVHEVMNTVKELTAEDATVIVGTVIDEGMNDDLRVTLVATGLGSVTQTQTRPLTVIHTRTGTDDRASTMQFEEPAVMRTGRRSSATVAAMQQSGVDPMDIPAFLRRQAD from the coding sequence ATGTTTGAAATCATGAATACCGATAGTCAGGAAGCCATCATAAAAGTAATCGGTGTGGGAGGATGTGGTGGCAATGCAGTCGATCATATGATCCAGAATGAAACAAAAGGGGTTGAATTTATTTGTATTAATACCGATGCGCAGGCACTCAAAGCAAACCGTGCACCCACCTTGCTTCAGCTCGGTGGGGGTATTACGAGAGGATTGGGAGCAGGTGCCAATCCGGAAGTTGGGCGTGAAGCTGCTTTGGAAGATCGAGATCGCATTGCAGAATTGATTCAAGGCGCTGATATGCTATTTATAACAGCCGGTATGGGTGGTGGTACCGGAACAGGGGCTGCACCCGTGGTAGCACAAATAGCCAAGGAAATGGGTATCCTTACTGTTGCTGTGGTCAGCAAACCTTTCTCATTTGAAGGAAAACGTCTGAAAACAGCCCAAGCTGGTATGGAAGCCCTGGCACAGCATGTTGATTCTTTAATTGTCATTCCCAATGATAAGCTGATGATGGTGCTGGGTAACGATATCAGTATGCTGGACGCGTTCAAAGCAGCCAATGACGTGCTATACGGCGCAGTAGCGGGTATTGCTGAAGTGATTAATTGTCCCGGGCTTGTCAATGTCGATTTTGCTGACGTTAAAACCGTCATGTCAGAAATGGGTATGGCCATGATGGGCTCAGCTGTGGCAAGTGGGGTCGATCGTGCACGTATGGCAGCAGAGCAGGCAGTGGCTAGTCCACTACTTGAGGAAATAACACTATCAGGTGCGCGCGGCGTTTTAGTAAATATTACTGCCAACTCAGGCATGAAAATGCGCGAAGTACATGAAGTAATGAATACGGTTAAAGAGCTGACAGCTGAAGATGCGACCGTTATAGTTGGAACAGTCATCGATGAAGGAATGAACGATGACTTACGTGTAACGCTCGTTGCCACTGGGTTGGGAAGCGTTACTCAAACCCAAACCCGACCCCTTACCGTTATCCATACCCGTACCGGAACAGATGATAGAGCCTCCACTATGCAGTTTGAGGAACCAGCTGTGATGCGTACAGGAAGGAGAAGCAGTGCCACGGTAGCAGCAATGCAGCAATCAGGTGTCGACCCGATGGATATTCCGGCATTCCTGAGAAGACAGGCAGATTAG
- a CDS encoding D-alanine--D-alanine ligase, producing the protein MRVPDYGKVAVLLGGRSAEREISLKSGAAVLEALLSEGVDAYPFDPAHQPMETLQQQGFNRAFIALHGRYGEDGSVQGALELMGLPYTGSGVLASALAMDKWRTKLIWQAVGISTPRYLIIDAQSDFDEVAAYLDLPLIIKPAREGSTIGLSKIESKKDFSNAYQLAAQHDSIVLAEQFIEGKELTAAILGETPLPLVRIEVTGELYDYHAKYVANDTRYFCPSGLPDELSRQLQAQALQAHRILGCAGWSRVDLILDKNDQPYFLETNTSPGMTDHSLVPMAAKVAGIPFEELVVKILALSYVE; encoded by the coding sequence ATGCGTGTGCCTGACTACGGAAAAGTTGCAGTACTGCTAGGTGGGCGTTCAGCAGAGCGTGAAATTTCACTTAAAAGTGGCGCGGCAGTACTTGAGGCGCTGCTAAGTGAAGGGGTGGATGCCTATCCTTTTGATCCGGCTCATCAGCCCATGGAGACGCTACAGCAACAAGGGTTCAATCGGGCATTCATCGCATTGCATGGCCGTTATGGAGAAGATGGTTCAGTCCAGGGGGCTTTGGAACTGATGGGGTTGCCTTATACTGGCAGTGGTGTTCTTGCGAGCGCTCTGGCAATGGATAAATGGCGTACTAAACTAATCTGGCAGGCCGTGGGCATTAGTACACCCCGTTACCTTATCATCGATGCCCAAAGTGATTTTGATGAAGTGGCAGCTTATCTCGATTTACCTTTGATCATTAAGCCTGCACGCGAAGGCTCAACAATAGGCCTTAGTAAGATTGAGTCAAAGAAAGACTTTTCAAATGCTTATCAGTTAGCAGCACAGCATGATTCGATTGTATTGGCAGAGCAATTTATTGAGGGTAAGGAATTAACTGCCGCTATTCTGGGTGAGACACCGTTGCCACTGGTTCGTATAGAAGTGACCGGAGAACTGTACGATTATCATGCAAAGTATGTTGCAAATGATACCCGTTATTTTTGTCCAAGCGGGCTGCCGGATGAACTGAGTCGCCAGTTACAGGCGCAGGCTTTACAGGCACACAGAATTTTAGGGTGCGCAGGATGGAGCAGGGTAGATTTGATCTTGGATAAAAATGATCAGCCTTACTTTCTTGAAACGAATACATCCCCAGGCATGACTGATCATAGCCTTGTTCCGATGGCTGCGAAAGTTGCAGGTATTCCTTTTGAAGAGTTAGTCGTAAAAATTTTGGCATTGTCCTATGTGGAATAA